A section of the Vescimonas fastidiosa genome encodes:
- a CDS encoding ATP-binding cassette domain-containing protein yields MNIVVDHVTKTIHRAVVLQDISLNFESGKVYGLQGENGSGKTMLLRLMCGLIYATEGSVSVNDRRLGKDLDFPESVGVMIESPAFIDEYTGQKNLELLAGLKQLISVSDIHNTLQAVGLDPNDKRTFKKYSLGMKQRLGIAAALMEKPGLLILDEPTNALDEQGVAMIAQLIRKECQRSALVVVACHDADFVQSVSDVVIQMQAGRVTSVIGK; encoded by the coding sequence ATGAATATTGTGGTGGATCATGTCACAAAAACCATTCACAGAGCGGTCGTGCTGCAAGACATCAGTTTGAATTTTGAAAGCGGAAAAGTCTACGGATTGCAAGGGGAAAATGGATCGGGTAAAACGATGCTTTTACGTCTGATGTGTGGGTTGATCTATGCGACAGAGGGCAGTGTTTCAGTAAATGATCGTCGCCTGGGGAAGGATCTGGATTTCCCTGAATCTGTGGGCGTGATGATCGAGAGTCCCGCATTTATTGACGAGTATACCGGGCAAAAAAACCTGGAGTTGCTTGCCGGTCTAAAACAGCTGATCTCGGTCTCCGACATCCATAACACCCTGCAAGCGGTTGGCCTGGACCCGAATGATAAACGGACTTTCAAAAAATATTCATTAGGCATGAAACAACGTCTGGGTATTGCTGCGGCCTTGATGGAAAAGCCCGGTCTGCTGATTTTGGATGAACCCACAAATGCACTGGATGAGCAGGGCGTTGCTATGATCGCACAGTTGATCCGTAAAGAATGTCAGCGCAGTGCATTAGTAGTCGTTGCGTGCCATGATGCTGACTTTGTGCAGAGCGTATCGGATGTTGTTATTCAAATGCAAGCGGGAAGGGTAACATCGGTGATAGGCAAATGA
- a CDS encoding DUF5028 domain-containing protein, translating into MKDKKKFWLIFSVAAVVLFVWMIRYKAINQDYRQRWSANTEKTYSVGEIVPIAPDFVGYNLAAEGYMLRVNRFEIVDYRAYTSALQYDGTDRSRIPDKVALVSVTVSQQNSPAEGFPLTELSLYTTDMLMNMDWDLLGVVNPILDGATGIRLQDGASCDILLPFDLYRYRFTSAEWNRLEQSNIWLQVTNYPTRKIVRVNIGEE; encoded by the coding sequence ATGAAAGACAAAAAGAAATTCTGGCTGATTTTCTCCGTTGCGGCAGTAGTGCTCTTTGTTTGGATGATCCGCTATAAAGCAATTAATCAGGATTATCGTCAACGATGGTCTGCCAATACAGAGAAGACATACTCCGTTGGAGAAATCGTTCCTATTGCGCCGGATTTTGTCGGGTATAATTTGGCGGCTGAAGGCTATATGCTTCGGGTCAACCGTTTTGAAATTGTAGATTATCGTGCCTATACTTCAGCTTTGCAGTATGACGGGACCGATCGAAGTCGGATCCCCGATAAGGTCGCATTGGTCAGCGTTACTGTTTCGCAGCAGAATAGTCCCGCAGAAGGATTCCCTTTAACAGAACTATCATTATACACCACGGATATGCTCATGAATATGGATTGGGATCTCTTGGGTGTGGTCAATCCTATATTGGACGGTGCCACCGGGATTCGGTTACAGGATGGCGCCTCATGTGATATTTTGCTGCCATTTGATCTGTATAGATATCGCTTCACATCCGCTGAATGGAATCGTTTAGAGCAAAGCAATATCTGGCTGCAAGTGACAAATTATCCTACCAGAAAAATCGTTCGAGTGAATATAGGTGAGGAGTAA